One Jannaschia sp. GRR-S6-38 genomic window carries:
- a CDS encoding fumarate hydratase C-terminal domain-containing protein, protein MSPREIVLSTTPTPEALAELRLGDIVYLDGLMYTAREGVYKRALEDKANIPIEPSQSAANFHCSPAARINPDGSFEMGAVTATASFRFAKWLPEWLEKSGAKLVIGKGGMSSKDYKSYFVPNGAIYLSTVGYGTGALLGRGVENVEAVHWHEELGLAQAMWVIRCKRMGPFIVASDMEGNCLFERENARISEGLAKAYEGTRPATLKRFGETDDKSEELIG, encoded by the coding sequence ATGAGCCCCAGAGAGATCGTGCTTTCGACCACCCCCACGCCCGAGGCGCTGGCCGAGCTGCGGCTGGGCGACATCGTCTACCTTGACGGGCTGATGTACACGGCGCGCGAGGGCGTCTACAAACGCGCGCTCGAGGACAAGGCCAACATCCCGATCGAGCCCTCGCAATCGGCGGCGAATTTCCACTGCTCGCCGGCCGCGCGGATCAATCCCGACGGCAGCTTCGAGATGGGCGCGGTGACCGCCACCGCATCCTTCCGCTTCGCCAAATGGCTGCCCGAATGGCTGGAGAAATCCGGCGCGAAACTGGTGATCGGCAAGGGCGGCATGAGCTCGAAGGACTACAAGTCCTACTTCGTACCGAACGGCGCGATCTACCTGTCGACCGTGGGCTACGGCACCGGCGCGCTGCTGGGCCGGGGCGTCGAGAACGTCGAGGCCGTGCACTGGCACGAGGAGCTGGGCCTCGCCCAGGCCATGTGGGTGATCCGCTGCAAGCGGATGGGCCCGTTCATCGTCGCCTCAGACATGGAGGGGAATTGCCTCTTCGAGCGCGAGAACGCGCGGATCTCTGAAGGGCTGGCGAAGGCCTACGAGGGCACGCGGCCAGCGACGCTTAAGCGCTTCGGCGAGACCGACGACAAGTCCGAGGAACTGATCGGCTGA
- a CDS encoding CaiB/BaiF CoA transferase family protein, which translates to MRRPLDGLRVLDFTHVISGPFATYQLGLMGAEVIRVERPAGDDFVRTHGGTEPMRAAGLGASFLSQNAGKRSVALDLKTGDGRAAALRLAATADIVVENFRPGVADRLGIGFDAIRAARPDVIFASLTGFGPDGPLSDRPAYDHILQGISGLMAMTGTPESGPVRSGIPIVDYVAGQALVTAVLAALLNRRDEAQRVEVSMLEALLAFMGPQAVHQETTGAIRGLAGNAAFSDSPFSGRFACAEGEIVVTANTPAQVVRCATALGRPDLADAPAETVADALPDLFAADTADGWEARLAAAQVPAARVRSLPEMLAHPQMADSPCWARIDVPPIGASVRVPTLPFRAPWTRPPGRVPTLGEDTEAVLAETLEGAPT; encoded by the coding sequence ATGAGGCGCCCGCTGGACGGGCTGCGCGTGCTGGACTTCACACATGTGATCTCCGGACCCTTCGCGACCTACCAGCTGGGGCTGATGGGGGCCGAGGTGATCCGCGTCGAACGGCCCGCCGGGGACGATTTCGTCCGCACCCATGGCGGGACGGAGCCGATGCGCGCCGCCGGCCTGGGCGCCAGCTTCCTCAGCCAGAACGCCGGCAAACGCTCCGTCGCGCTGGACCTGAAGACGGGTGACGGCCGCGCGGCGGCGCTGCGGCTGGCAGCGACGGCGGATATCGTGGTCGAGAATTTCCGCCCCGGCGTGGCCGACCGGCTGGGGATCGGCTTCGACGCCATCCGCGCCGCGCGACCCGACGTGATCTTCGCGTCCCTGACCGGCTTCGGGCCGGACGGCCCGCTGTCCGACCGGCCCGCCTATGACCACATCCTGCAAGGCATCTCGGGCCTGATGGCGATGACCGGCACACCGGAGAGCGGGCCGGTGCGCTCCGGCATCCCGATCGTGGACTACGTCGCGGGGCAGGCGCTGGTCACGGCGGTGCTGGCCGCGCTTCTGAACCGGCGGGACGAGGCGCAGCGCGTCGAGGTCTCGATGCTGGAGGCGCTGCTGGCCTTCATGGGCCCGCAGGCGGTGCATCAGGAAACGACTGGCGCGATCCGGGGGTTGGCGGGGAACGCCGCCTTCTCGGACAGCCCCTTCTCGGGCCGCTTCGCCTGCGCCGAGGGCGAGATCGTCGTCACGGCCAACACGCCCGCCCAGGTCGTGCGCTGCGCCACGGCGTTGGGCCGGCCCGACCTGGCCGATGCCCCGGCCGAGACCGTCGCGGACGCCCTGCCCGACCTGTTCGCGGCCGACACCGCCGATGGCTGGGAGGCCAGGCTGGCGGCCGCGCAGGTTCCCGCCGCGCGCGTCCGCAGCCTGCCCGAGATGCTGGCGCATCCGCAGATGGCCGACAGCCCCTGCTGGGCGCGGATCGACGTGCCGCCGATCGGCGCCAGCGTCCGCGTGCCGACCCTGCCGTTCCGTGCCCCCTGGACCCGCCCGCCGGGCCGCGTGCCGACCTTGGGCGAAGACACCGAGGCCGTTCTGGCCGAGACCCTGGAAGGAGCCCCGACATGA
- a CDS encoding fumarate hydratase: MISIDLIQKTAETLMDKAAIEIPDDYLSGLQQAAADEEGDLSSFVLKAMLENYQAAKEDRRAMCGDTGTPRWYVKMGNDTRVEGGPVALEAALRRATANATNGVPLRPNRVHPLWRTDHDNNVGIGAPEIEYGYEPAAPGEEWIDLITVHKGGLFGTDYRMLFPSDGIEGIKRFYLDSLVAFGKRGLACQPAIIGIGLGGCKDTCMVLGKRAACLRTVGDRNPDPKIAALEEEFKELGNSIGMGAMGFVGKSMVIDCHIEVGYCHTGGMQMSVHAFCLSSRRAVARIFADGRVEHRTDPDWFTPYQRRETVEWEPQAVAAE; the protein is encoded by the coding sequence TGGACAAGGCCGCGATCGAGATCCCCGATGACTACCTGTCCGGGCTGCAGCAGGCCGCCGCCGACGAGGAGGGCGACCTGTCCTCCTTCGTGCTGAAGGCGATGCTGGAGAATTACCAGGCCGCCAAGGAGGATCGCCGCGCGATGTGCGGCGATACCGGTACGCCGCGCTGGTACGTCAAGATGGGCAACGACACGCGGGTCGAAGGCGGCCCCGTCGCGCTGGAGGCCGCGCTGCGCCGCGCCACGGCGAACGCCACGAATGGCGTGCCCCTGCGGCCCAACCGGGTCCATCCGCTCTGGCGGACGGATCACGACAACAATGTCGGCATCGGCGCGCCCGAGATCGAATATGGCTACGAGCCGGCGGCGCCCGGAGAGGAATGGATCGACCTGATCACCGTCCACAAGGGCGGGCTCTTCGGCACCGATTACCGGATGCTGTTCCCCTCCGACGGGATCGAGGGGATCAAGCGCTTCTACCTCGACAGCCTCGTCGCCTTCGGGAAGCGCGGCCTGGCCTGCCAGCCCGCCATCATCGGGATCGGGCTGGGCGGCTGCAAGGACACCTGCATGGTGCTGGGCAAGCGCGCCGCCTGCCTGCGCACGGTGGGAGACCGCAACCCGGACCCGAAGATCGCCGCGCTGGAGGAGGAGTTCAAGGAGCTGGGCAACTCCATCGGCATGGGGGCGATGGGCTTCGTAGGCAAGTCGATGGTCATCGATTGCCATATCGAGGTCGGCTATTGCCACACGGGGGGCATGCAGATGTCGGTCCACGCCTTCTGCCTGTCCTCGCGCCGCGCCGTGGCGCGCATCTTCGCCGACGGCCGCGTCGAGCATCGCACCGATCCCGACTGGTTCACGCCCTACCAGCGGCGCGAGACGGTCGAATGGGAGCCCCAGGCCGTGGCCGCGGAATGA